A stretch of the Salmo salar chromosome ssa20, Ssal_v3.1, whole genome shotgun sequence genome encodes the following:
- the LOC106579941 gene encoding phospholipase A2, minor isoenzyme, which produces MTQPLILSLVLFSLPSSNIRGKVGVSSVMHPTALLLLLTAYVAHGSLLQFAKMMKCTQPDVNPFMYNNYGCWCGLGGTGNPKDKLDGCCEVHDHCYQASRHLPDCRPVIDYPYINLYRFSCTNGQVSCSASSHVCHVSVCECDRVATNCFAQSTYNPENKNLNPKVHCLS; this is translated from the exons ATGACACAACCCCTCATCTTATCACTTGTTCTCTTTAGCCTCCCTTCATCCAATATCAGAGGTAAAGTTGGTGTTTCCTCTGTCATGCATCCAACCGCCCTCCTGTTGCTGCTGACCG CCTACGTGGCTCATGGTTCACTGCTGCAATTTGCCAAAATGATGAAGTGCACCCAGCCTGATGTCAACCCCTTCATGTATAATAACTACGGCTGTTGGTGTGGCTTGGGGGGGACTGGAAATCCAAAGGATAAGCTGGATGG GTGTTGTGAGGTCCACGACCACTGCTATCAAGCGAGCAGGCATCTTCCAGATTGCCGTCCCGTCATTGATTACCCTTACATCAATCTGTACAGATTCTCTTGCACTAATGGGCAGGTCTCCTGTTCAG CCTCCAGCCACGTGTGCCacgtctcagtgtgtgagtgtgaccgTGTCGCCACTAACTGCTTCGCCCAGTCGACCTACAACCCTGAGAACAAGAACCTGAACCCCAAAGTCCACTGTCTCTCCTGA